In Lolium perenne isolate Kyuss_39 chromosome 5, Kyuss_2.0, whole genome shotgun sequence, the sequence ACCGGTGTTTCCAGCATGAGTACGACAGTCCCCATGAGGCGTGCGTGCTCATCGCACCGCAGACCAAGAGCAGCAGCGGCAGGGGCGTTCCTCTCACTATCACCACCCATGGCTTATACCGATGGGAGATCCAGCAGGGCGACTCCCAGGCGACCCTCGTTGAGGCCATGCACTCCTTCCCAACAGTGGAGGAGCCGAGGCGGCACACGCTCTCGCACTGCGACGGCCTCGTGCTGGTGCCGACGGACAGCGGACTGGTGCACGTGCTCAACCCGGCCACACGACGCGTCCTTAAACTGCCCCCGAGCACGCGTGGAGTTCCTTCGTCTTTCAGTAATTTGACCATGGGTTTCAACCTGGCGCTCGGTCTGGGGCACGACCCTCGCTCCGATACATACAAGGTTGCCTGCTTCTTCTACCGGTCTAGATATTCCGCCCATGATTACCGCTACATACCAGGGCTGGAGGTGTTCGCCATCGGGAGAGACGAGCACTGGCGCGACATCGAAGTGACGCCGCCGTACCACGTGATAGCCGAACGaaccgctgatacgtccaaaacgtatctactttcccgaacacttttgctgttatttgccctctaatttgtgtgttttgaacgcaactaacacggactaacgctgttttcagcagaattgctctggtgtctcgtttttgtgcagaaatccaacttttaggAAAATTCCCGGAAAATAGCGCAAAGTTCATATTTCAcctgaagactcacggagccagaagacgagacggaggggggccacgaggggcccacacctgccctaggcgtGGGCTAGgattggccgcgcctaggggtggtctggccgcctcggccaccccctcgaTCTCTCCTCCCGACTATATTAAGCCTCTGACCCTAAAAAACCGAGGGGGGGTTCGACGTTTTTCCAAaaagagttccgctgctccgccgccaccagaaaccccaatccgggaaccagaaactccgttctggcaccctgccgggacggggaattggaggagatcatcgccatcgccatcaccgacgcctctccatcaaccatccatgattcccccatccatgtgtgagtaattccccgctgtaggctgtaggggtggtagggattggatgagattgttcatgtaatagctataagattgttatgggcatagtgcctagtattcgTTGTTAGTATTCTTGACATTGTTATAACTTGTTAtgattaatgcttgtcactttgggctcgagtgccatgatctcagatctgaacatgttattgattcatgaggataattattattttttatcatatctgcaagttgtatacacatatcgttgtccggaacccgaggcctcaaagtgacaataattgggacaaccggaggggatggctatgatgtgaggatcacgtgtgttcacggagtgttaatgctttgctccggtactttattaaaaggagtatattaattaccagtagtttcccttgatgcCCCACTGCAACGGgccggtaggacaaaagatgtcgtgcaagtttcttattgcgagcacgcatgactaaataggaacacacgcctatggttattTTATACTAGGATGATTTTATCATTGTTACATGCAAATGCCCATGCCTTGCTTATTATATGaactatcttatccatgcagcgcccgttcatccatccatgtgcctacaatattttaatcatgctgtctactgcaatcatcactactgctgtttttatttcactactgctgttacttcactactgctactgctactgctataaaactgttactactgataaactgttgcgagcaagtctattttcaggtgcagctaaactgacaactcatctgttaaggcttataaatattctttagCTCCCCTtgcgtcgaatcaataaatttgggttttacttccctcgaagacttttgcgatcccctatacttgtgggtcatcaagactattttctggtgccgttgccggggagcatagctttatttacaaGCCCACTTAAAGGTGATATTGTTCTCTGTAATTTATTTATTATGAGAAAAGCTCCTGAATCGAAGTTCCctatattgccatccactacaagaagaggTACAACTTTGAACACCTCTGTTGCTCTTGATTCGCCATCTGTTATGAGTAAGCTTCTTACTCCGCCACATCCACATGCTACACATACTGCTACCTCTGCTGAATCTAAAAATGCtcctgatgattttgatgatgcttctattgTGCTTGATAAGACTGGTtcgttaggtccttttctagatactacaattgctagagctaaacaaattgaaaatgctaaaAATATtattacacctgttagttcacctgaagctAGGGGGGatcctagtgatgatcttgatgcaaCTTATATTAAACTTGATGATGACTTCATTGAAGAATATCATGCTACTAGAGATGCAAGTGCTATTAAAAGTCTTCTTGCAAGACGAGCTGTTAGATATAATTTGTCTCCTGattctaagtttgccacatctcccataaacattagagataaggattatgatttctctctggatttatcttacatatctattgttgagaaagaacctttctgtggtactgaaaatgaaagtgctataaaacatatgaatgaactctctactttgagcaatttattctccgatgatattaagatacgcacttactttgtcactaatttttttttcctttctctctGAAAGGTGCAACTAAAATTTGGTATGATAATTTGTCTCCTGGATCTATTGATAGTCCTATTGGTTTGGTTAATGCATTTTTCAGAAATAtttccctgctagtgctcaacatgctgctttgcaaaaaatctttgactttgtgcaggtagaaggagagaaattgcctgaatcttgggcaagattttgttctttaATTAGAGCACTACCTAAACATCTATTAGCTAAAAATAAGctccttgatatattttataatggACTAACTGTTGAATCTAGGATatgcctggatagttgtgctggttgtgttttcgggAAAAGAACTCCTGCTGAAGCTGAGGAATTATTGGCCAAAATAAGCaaaaattatgatgattggactacaccggagccaacaccaacaccgaagaaaaggggaatgattgaattaaatgatgaagtgatgagggaagccaagaaatctcttaaggagaagggtattaaatctaaagatgtgaagaatctaccacctATAGAAGAATTATGTAAGCCAATCGCTCGTTCTTCCACTATTGATGTACACTCTCTCTACCATTTTGATAGTAGAGATATTCCCTACTACtccaaacctcctgatcaatgcttagttgaatttgataattatattgttaagcaagataattttaataagagagtggaaaatcacctaatggaaaattctagagctatcaataatttgcatgatattgtggaaagaacctctaatgatgttaaaatgcttattaaacatttccatatggttcaaactcaaattgatcagctcactaaggtgcaaaaagatttgctagttaatgcctctaggaaaaaaacatgcttatgaaataagaactagaagtggtgtttctactcaggatcctttatatcctgaaggacatctaaagagaattgaacaagattctcagcgAGTTGATAATACTAGGACtaaatctaagaaaaagaagaagacacaTAAAACTGTTGTGGAATCCTCTAAACCTACTAAAGATCCTAATAGTATATCTATCTCTGatactgaaactgaaagtggtaatgataaaAATGATGCTTCCGATAAACAAGAAATTGAAGAGGAACCTGAAAAGCATACTAAGAATACAAagtacactaaggaagatttcattgctaataaacatggtagtgagagagaaccttgggtgcaaaaaccCATGCCTTTTCATGATAAGAAACACAAATCgaaagaagaagaacactataacaagttctgtgaatggatgaaacctttgtttttgcaaattcctttgactgatgctattaaattgcctccttattcaaagtatatgaaagatattgtctctaataaaaggAAGATTCCAAATGAGAAAATctccactatgctcgctaattattCTTTTAATGGTAAGGTTTCAAAGAAGCTTAGTGATCCAGGTATACCCATTATTCCATGCTCCatcaaaaataattatgttagaactgctctgtgTGACTTGGGAgcgggagttagtgttatgcctttttctctctataagagacttgatctagaaaaattaataccaactgatatatctttgcaaatggctgataagtatactactattcctgttggtatatgtgaggatgttcctgttcaagtggcTCATAATTGTATGATATTAACTGACTTTGTTGTGCTGGAAatacctgaagatgataatatgtctattattcttgggagaccttttcttaacactgcaggggctgttattgattgcaaccaaggaaaagtaacttttaatgttgatgacaaaGAGCGCAcgatttattttcccaagaagaatgATAGGAAATATGGTCTAAATTCAATTAATAATATTGATACCATCCAAATTGGGAAATTCCATTTACCTTTGCCAATGCCCAAGAAAGAGAATGATATTGTCATGATTGGGACTATGCCTATCAAGATTGAGGGAACATAATCATTTAATGAAATGCAAAGTTTTGATTCATATAAAATTGTTTTAgtaacaagacttgatcaaccttgttagcaAAGTGATTTTGAATGAATGAAACTATGTTTTCACCTATGTACCATTGATTAATTTCATATTAGAATGTCTTAGAGTTTCTGTAGATTTGGTTTTGAATTTGTTTTTCATCATTCCATAATTGTTTTCATGCGTTAGAATCATTATTCAAATTCTAAAAATTGCCCAAAAATAAAGTTTCTCAAAAAATTCCAGAAAACATCTACAAAAAATTTACGCATGAAAAGGGGCAGAGAGGCACCTTGGGCAACCCAGGGGGACCCACTGGCCGACCAGACCATGTGGTGGTGCGGggaacaccctggccgcgccaaggccaggtgacataggcatccccaatgggcctgccgaagatggtacccggggtttactgaaggcccacgactcgatgaatattgtaacaacccaaaaatttcaaaacaaacaaaatgaatttccctagttccaaattttggaaccaacaaaaacttttattaaaataagatttatacatatagatcttgtttaaatcttgtgttttgccatgatgagtgttattatgcttaggtgctaaaccctaaaaccctaaagtgatcaagtgaagatcaccaacccaataaaataaaagagaaagaaatcaaataagaaaaaccttaaaccctaatcttctccaaaaatcatttggatttattttgagaaaccaaaataaaataaaaagacatatgggggcatatagccctaataggtaaatcttgaaccctacctttattaattatgctaaatggtggtgaaccattgtgaaccccactaaaccctaaacctcacccctcttttcaccaccctagttaaatttaaataaaaggaaattaaataagagaaaggcatatgtgcctatggctatttttataaaactttaccctaagactttctactttgcttagaggtttggaaaaccttcatacaccttacctagtacttctcaaaccaattccaagttgaaaccaaagaaaataaaaagaaactaaaaatgccatagaggcatatgagagtaaaatgcaaatttgtgaatttgagaggattgaccctaggacttgttgtgaatggttggatcacttccatatgccatttcaacacccaacaacatcaaatgggccaagaacactcaaatcaaaaatcaaatgcaacatatgcatagaagcatatgtggcacatagccatttcacaaactttgacctatgactctaaaccttgaccaattgatgggaaaccatctctcaacctaatataacactaaattgaccctaacccatgcccaagtaaagcaaggtgaacatTTTACAAAAATattaaaacttaacacatcacctcttatgtgttatggccatttttgcaaatcttcacccaaggccactttggcttgtgccattgcttgtaaaacccttatatatgaataacaaacataaatgcatcaaagaaacccaattccaATCAAAGAAATTTGCAAATGcaacttacatgtgataatggtcatgtgacccatttataatatcttacccactttgcacccctggctttgacttttcccaaactaaccttgaccaactcttgccatgtcatccaagacctcatcaaggtgagcaacttttgtgttgaccactttgaccagatcatTGACCATTGACTAATAAAGTCAAGCcaagtggcaactttgaaaccAATTCTAGTTTCTCTCAAAATTTAgaaattttgcaaaacaacttcaAACCTCCAACCAAGACCACCAATAAGTGTCAAACCTTACTTAGAACCCCTCCATGCAGAAATTTGGTCAAAAGTCATCACACAAGAGACCTTGTTAAACAATCAAAGATGATTCCATAgaggtacaaccactattccacCCACTCTCCATCACTTCAACTCTCTCTCCCTTGTGCTCATCCACACTACCTGGTGCCCAAAACCCTCTAGCATGACCTCACCAAGTGCATGGTCACCTCCCATCACCACCATGCTCTAAAAATCTTGTCTCATGTCACATACACTTTGAATTGTATTAAATGTACAAACCCTAGACCTCTCCAACCTGGGCCACCATGTCAACCACCATGTCAACTAGCCTGGACTCACCTCACACACCAGTGCCAAGCCCTCAGAGACCAAAAGAAAGGCTTAAACAACCCTAgaacatgccatgccggccaccctagTCACCCCCatgtcacccctctctcccttcaccTCAGCCCTGCCCAACCATGTCCTGGCGAACCCTCATCTCACCCTGCATCTGCTGGCGCAAGCCCTGGCCCAGGA encodes:
- the LOC127319763 gene encoding putative F-box protein At4g38870 — translated: MPPAGETSARETTWHVPHDIVFKILLLLDIKPLMRFACICKAWHITADRCFQHEYDSPHEACVLIAPQTKSSSGRGVPLTITTHGLYRWEIQQGDSQATLVEAMHSFPTVEEPRRHTLSHCDGLVLVPTDSGLVHVLNPATRRVLKLPPSTRGVPSSFSNLTMGFNLALGLGHDPRSDTYKVACFFYRSRYSAHDYRYIPGLEVFAIGRDEHWRDIEVTPPYHKSNF